The Mycolicibacterium fluoranthenivorans genomic interval CGGAGCCTGCTCTGACGCTTCCCGCGGGAGCTCAGCCGGCCACCACCGGGGTCGACGGGTCCTGGACGGTGCAGCCGGACTCGCAGGCCGGCTACCGCGCCCGTCAGAAGCTGCTGTATCAGCCGATCGAGGTGAGCGGGCGCACGTCGAAGATCACCGGTAGCGCGACCGTCGCCGAATCCCGCTTGGTGTCAGCCGATTTCGTCGTCGATGCGGCATCGCTGCAGTCGGCCCACCGCGGCCGCGACGAGAAGTTCCGCGGCACCGACGTCATGGACGCCGGAAAGTTCCCGACCGCCGAGGTGAAGGTCACCACACCCGTCGACCTCACATCGGTGCCCGACACCGGGAAGGCGGCGGACGTGGAGATCCCCCTGACCGTCACCCTGCACGGCGTCACGCGGCCGGAATCCGCGCACACCAGCATCCAGCGCAACGGTGACCGGGTCGACGTCGCCGGAAGCATTCCGATCAGGTTCGCCGACTACGGCATCCACCCGCCCGCGCTCCTCGGCGGGGTGCTGGAGATCCAGCCGGAGGCCACCATCGAGTTCTTGGTGCGTCTGGCCAAGAACTGACACGATCGGCCCGGTGCGCTGGAGCGTCAGAACCGCAACCAGCCCCGCTTGGCCGGTGTGTGCCGACCCACATACGGCCACGGCCGGTGCCGCTCGGGCACCGACGCCGCCCGCACCTGCTTGAGCTGGGTGCGCAGGAACTGGCGTACGTCATCGAGCGTGGGATCGGCCCAGCGGTTGACGGCCTCGATCGGATCGCCGGTCAGGTCGTAGAGCTCCCACTGGTCATCGAGCACATCGTTGCGGTACCGGTCGCCGCCGCGCCCGCTGAACGCCAGCTGCCGCACCCCGGGCTCGGTCCAGACGCCCGGATCGTCGAAGCAGCGCACCAACTTCCACAACCGCCCGTCGTACCTCTGGACGAGCCCCTCGAAATTCCCGGCGACATCTGCGGGCACCCTGATACGTAGCGGTGCAGGGGGATTCGAGGCGACACCGAACATCCGTGCCACCCCCGATGCCCCGGTGTCGCCTTCGAGGACGTTGTCGCGGGTCATCAGATACACCGGCCGGTCCGCATCGGCGGGGGCGCCGTCCACCACCGGCATCAAGTTCTGCCCCGGCAGCGGATGCACCTCGCTGAACGTCTCGGCCAACACCGCGGCGGTCCCGGCCACGTCGACGCCGGCCGCGCCCAGCAGCGTCGGCACCAGATCCACGTGCGAGGTGGGCGCGTCGACGGTGCGTGCCGAGGTGGCTCCGGCACCGATGCGCGCGATGACGAATGGCACCCGGGTGGCCTCGTCGTACAGGTTGAACCACTTCTGGTGCAGCCCGCCGTGCGCGCCGAGCAGATCCCCGTGATCGGAGGTCCGCACCAACACCGCGTCCGTCGAACCCTCGGTGACGGCGCGGCGCACCCGCTCCAGCGGACCGTCCACCTCCGCGTGCAGCCGGTAGTACAGGTCGCGGTACTCCTGCGCCTTGCGCCGGTAGGTCCGTTCGATCGCCCCGGCCGGGCCGTATCCAGAGTAGTACGCCTCACGGAACGCGGCCTGGGCCGCGGGCTTGGACCGAAGATCCTCCTCCGCGGTCGGGGCGGGCGGCACCGGCGGCGGATCCAGCGGTGAGGGGGCCAAGGGGGAG includes:
- a CDS encoding YceI family protein, which produces MKRRWLVLVVLLVAAVAAAPWGFRTFVEGSPEPALTLPAGAQPATTGVDGSWTVQPDSQAGYRARQKLLYQPIEVSGRTSKITGSATVAESRLVSADFVVDAASLQSAHRGRDEKFRGTDVMDAGKFPTAEVKVTTPVDLTSVPDTGKAADVEIPLTVTLHGVTRPESAHTSIQRNGDRVDVAGSIPIRFADYGIHPPALLGGVLEIQPEATIEFLVRLAKN
- a CDS encoding sulfatase-like hydrolase/transferase: MDPDIVILMTDEERAAPPYEPEALRQWRQSTLAGWRWFDEHGVRFTRHYTGSLACVPSRPTLFTGQYPDLHGVTQTDGIGKRYDDSRLRWLRPGEVPTLGNWFRAAGYDTHYDGKWHISHADLTDPKTGKPLATNDAKGVVDPAAVQKYLDADPLAPYGFSGWVGPEPHGALMGNSGFRRDPLFADRIVAWLKDRYNRRRAGDADALKPFLLVASFVNPHDIVLFPAWARRSPLAPSPLDPPPVPPAPTAEEDLRSKPAAQAAFREAYYSGYGPAGAIERTYRRKAQEYRDLYYRLHAEVDGPLERVRRAVTEGSTDAVLVRTSDHGDLLGAHGGLHQKWFNLYDEATRVPFVIARIGAGATSARTVDAPTSHVDLVPTLLGAAGVDVAGTAAVLAETFSEVHPLPGQNLMPVVDGAPADADRPVYLMTRDNVLEGDTGASGVARMFGVASNPPAPLRIRVPADVAGNFEGLVQRYDGRLWKLVRCFDDPGVWTEPGVRQLAFSGRGGDRYRNDVLDDQWELYDLTGDPIEAVNRWADPTLDDVRQFLRTQLKQVRAASVPERHRPWPYVGRHTPAKRGWLRF